A portion of the Luteitalea sp. genome contains these proteins:
- a CDS encoding GNAT family N-acetyltransferase has product MPTVPVERRLVTDSRAASSERALAHFEALFTFETDCSAMTEARLTAAEGAPVCAQQRGFLVRAARADDLDTIVELCVAHAAYEHVRLTVDGLRDRLNTALFGDPPRVWCLVAEIDGDVEGYATFTRDYSTWRATEYLHVDCLYVSPRQRGRGIGRTLMESIARQGATVGIEHLEWQTPAWNRSAVAFYERIGATGLAKVRFVWSPAEM; this is encoded by the coding sequence ATGCCCACGGTGCCCGTAGAACGTCGACTTGTCACCGACAGTCGCGCTGCGTCATCCGAGCGCGCACTCGCGCACTTCGAGGCGCTGTTCACGTTCGAGACCGACTGTTCAGCCATGACTGAAGCCCGACTAACGGCAGCAGAAGGAGCTCCGGTGTGTGCGCAGCAACGCGGTTTCTTGGTCCGAGCGGCGCGTGCAGACGATCTCGATACCATCGTCGAACTGTGCGTCGCTCACGCAGCATACGAGCACGTCCGACTGACCGTCGACGGCCTACGGGATCGACTCAACACGGCGCTCTTCGGCGATCCGCCACGCGTGTGGTGCCTCGTGGCTGAAATCGATGGGGACGTCGAGGGGTACGCGACCTTCACGCGCGACTACTCGACATGGCGTGCCACCGAGTACCTCCATGTCGACTGTTTGTACGTCTCGCCACGTCAGCGCGGCCGCGGGATCGGTCGGACGCTCATGGAATCCATCGCACGGCAGGGCGCGACAGTAGGAATCGAACATCTCGAATGGCAAACGCCTGCCTGGAATAGATCGGCGGTCGCGTTCTACGAGCGGATCGGCGCGACTGGCCTGGCGAAGGTGAGGTTCGTATGGAGTCCAGCCGAGATGTGA